The Microbacterium sp. Nx66 genome contains a region encoding:
- a CDS encoding AAA family ATPase, whose translation MDQVILMCGPAGSGKSTYARGLEARGYVRVSFDGEAWALGHRTHPIGDDARQVVNGTLQDKLVDCVKQGKGVVVDSSFWSRASRDEFRRLCAPLGVVPVVYYLDTRRSILLDRLAQRENSGPDDIAVSRERAIAYIDGFETPTPEEGPLRIVHVTSPM comes from the coding sequence GTGGACCAGGTCATCCTCATGTGCGGTCCGGCTGGATCGGGGAAGTCGACCTACGCGCGTGGCCTGGAGGCCCGGGGCTATGTCAGGGTCTCGTTCGACGGCGAGGCGTGGGCCCTCGGGCACCGGACCCACCCGATCGGCGACGACGCGCGCCAGGTCGTCAACGGAACGCTCCAGGACAAGCTCGTCGACTGTGTGAAGCAGGGGAAGGGCGTCGTCGTGGACTCCTCGTTCTGGTCCCGTGCCTCGCGCGATGAGTTCAGGCGGCTCTGCGCCCCCCTCGGCGTCGTCCCGGTCGTCTACTACCTGGACACCAGGCGGTCGATCCTCCTGGACAGGTTGGCCCAGCGCGAGAACTCCGGCCCGGACGACATCGCTGTGTCGCGCGAGCGAGCGATCGCGTACATCGACGGGTTCGAGACGCCCACACCTGAAGAAGGCCCACTCAGGATCGTCCACGTGACAAGCCCGATGTGA
- a CDS encoding recombinase family protein, with amino-acid sequence MTATLIGYARCSTAEQDLTAQRQALETMGVDPRRVYVDQGATGTHRDRPGLREALAATRSGDTLVVTKLDRLARSIRDARDIVDELTTHGVRLQIGGTVHDPNDPVGRLLLNVLAMVAEFEADLIRARTREGMAIAKAKGKLKGRKPKLTPAQERHLVDLHHAGNHTSAEIAELFGVSRATVYRAVGRARPLAARSGEA; translated from the coding sequence ATGACCGCGACGCTCATCGGGTACGCACGCTGCTCGACCGCCGAACAAGACCTCACCGCCCAACGCCAAGCGCTCGAGACGATGGGAGTCGACCCGAGACGCGTCTACGTCGACCAGGGCGCGACCGGCACCCACCGCGACCGGCCCGGGCTCCGCGAGGCCCTGGCCGCGACCCGGTCCGGGGACACGCTCGTGGTGACCAAGCTCGATCGCCTCGCCCGCTCGATCCGCGACGCGCGCGACATCGTCGACGAGCTCACCACCCACGGCGTCCGGCTGCAGATCGGAGGCACCGTCCACGACCCCAACGACCCGGTTGGCCGGCTGCTGCTCAACGTGCTCGCGATGGTCGCCGAGTTCGAGGCTGACCTGATCCGCGCCCGCACCCGCGAAGGCATGGCCATCGCGAAGGCAAAGGGCAAGCTCAAGGGCCGCAAGCCCAAGCTCACTCCTGCCCAGGAGCGTCACCTCGTCGACCTCCACCACGCCGGCAACCACACCTCCGCCGAGATCGCCGAGCTCTTCGGGGTCTCCCGCGCGACCGTCTACCGCGCCGTCGGACGTGCTCGACCTCTGGCAGCACGCTCGGGCGAGGCCTAG